The genomic interval ACGAACTCGCCCGGCTTGCTGTACTCGCCGTAGCGTTCGGTCTCCGCCCGAATCGGGCGCACCATCTGAGAGTGGCAGTTGTAGCAGCCCTCGGACACGTAGATGTCCCGCCCCGCGAGCTCGAGCGGGGTGTAGGGCTTGACGCTCGAGATGGTGGGGACGTTCGAGCGAATCAAGAACGTTGGGATGATCTCGAACAGCGACGCGATGGCCACGGAGATGGTCACCCACACCGTGAACTTCAACGGACGGCCTTCCCACTTGCGGTGCCAAGCGGCGTCCACGAAGTACTTGAGCTTGTAGGCCAGGTGCGCGCTGGTGGCGTGAGCCGGGATCTCCGGGTGAGGCTCGGGGCCCGTGGCCGGGCGCAGAGCCGGAGCCTCGTGCTCGGGCACCTCGTAGGTCTTGGGGCGCGTCTTCCAGGTCGCCAGCAGGTTGACCAGAGCCATCACGACGCCGGCCACGTACAGCGTACCACCCAAAGCACGTACCCAGTACATGGGCATCAGGCGCACCACGGTCTCGACGAAGTCCGGGTAGGCGAGGCGACCGGTCTGGTCGAAAGCGCGCCACATGAGCCCTTGGGTCACGCCGGCGGCGTAGATGGGCACGATGTAAAAGAGGATGCCCAGCGTGCCGACCCAGAAGTGCACTTCGGCCAGCTTCTTGGACCACAGCTTGGTCTGGAACAGGCGCGGCGCCAGCCAGTACAGCATGCCGAAGGTCATCATGCCGTTCCAGCCGAGGGTGCCGCTGTGGACGTGGGCGATGGTCCAGTCGGTGTAGTGAGAGAGCGCGTTCACGCTCTTGATGCTGAGCATCGGTCCTTCGAAGGTGCTCATGCCGTAGAAGGTCACGCCCACCACGAAGAACTTCAGGATCGGGTCCTGGGCCACCTTGTTCCAGGCGCCCCGCAGCGTGAGCAGGCCGTTGATCATGCCGCCCCAGGAGGGCATCCACAGCATGAGCGAGAACACCATGCCCAGGGACGAGGCCCACTCCGGAAGCGCCGTGTAGTGCAGGTGGTGCGGTCCGGCCCAGATGTAGATGAACACCAGCGACCAGAAGTGCAGGATGCTCAGGCGGTAGGAGAACACCGGGCGGTTCGCCGCCTTGGGCAGGAAGTAGTACATCAAGCCCAAGAACGGCGTGGTCAGGAAGAAGGCGACGGCGTTGTGGCCGTACCACCACTGCATGAAGGCATCCTGGACGCCCGCGTAGATCGAGTAGCTCTTGAACAGCCCCGCCGGGATCCAGAGATTGTTGAAAATGTGCAGGATCGCGACGGTGATCACCGTCGCGATGTAGAACCAGATGGCGACGTAGATGTGCCGCTCGCGGCGTCGCGCCATGGTTCCGAACAGGTTGATCGCGAAGGCCACCCAGACCACCGCGATGGCGATGTCGATCGGCCACTCGAGCTCCGCATACTCGCGGGACTGAGTGATCCCGAAGGGCAGCGTGAGGGCTGCCGACACGATGATCGCTTGCCAACCCCAGAAGTGGAACGCGCTCAGCTTGTCGCTGAACATGCGGGCTTTGAGCAAGCGCTGCGTCGAGTAATACACGGCGGCGAAGATCGCGTTCCCCGCGAACGCGAAGATCGCTGCGTTGGTGTGTAGGGGCCGGAGGCGACCGAAGGTCAGCCAGGGCTGATTGAAGGACAGGGAGGGGACGACCATCATCAGCGCCACCCACAACCCGACCAACGTCGCGACGAGCCCCCACACGATCGTCGCAAAGGTGAACTTGCGAACGATGGCGTCGTCGTAGGTGAACTTCTCCAGGCGCCCTTCCGAACCACGATACGGCTGCTCAGACATTTTCGGCCGCGGCATCGCAAGAAGCGTGCCCGGGCCCAAAGGGGTGGCACTTCCCCCGGGTCGGTCACACGGTGTAACTGCAATCCAGCGCCTCCGGCGCCGCTTCGAGAAGAGTGTCCCGACATGGGTCAGAGCCAAGGCTCCTTTGCCCCCATCAAGAGGGCGCAACGGCTGCGTCCCCAATCGGACTTGACGCATGATCTGCGAAACGTGGCTCCCCCGTGGGCCAGCGAGATCGCGGAGATCGAGCGGCGATTCGCGGTGGATTCGGCCCTGGGGCTGTCCGTTTCCGACGCCACCGAGCGGCGGCAGCGGGACGGCGACAATGTCTTGGAGGAGGCAGCCCCGCCATCGCCGGTGCGTCAGTTTTTGGAACAGTTCACCGACATCACGGTGATCGCACTCTTGGTGGCGGCGGCCCTCGCCGTGGCTCTGGCGTGGTCCGAACCCGAGAAGCAGACCTTTCTCGGCCGCTTCGGCGACGCCATCGCCATCGGCATCATCGTGTTGATGAACGCCGCCATCGGTTTCGTGCAGGAGCGGAAGGCGGAGCGAGCGTTGAGGGCGCTGCGCCGGTTGGGGGCACCGGAGGCGACGGTGCTTCGTGCGGGCGAGCGGGTTCGGGTGCCCGCGGCGGAGGTGGCTCGAGGAGACGTGGTGCTGGTCTCGGAGGGCGATCGCGTGCCCGCGGACGCGCGTCTGGTGGCGGCCGAGGATCTGGTGGTGACGGAGGCGGCGCTCACCGGTGAGAGCCAACCCGTACAGAAGGAAACCACGCGCCTCGACGCGGAGACCGCCCTCGCGGAGCGCGCCAACATGCTGTTCATGGGAACCCACGTGGGGCGCGGGGTCGGTCGCGCCGTCGTGGTGCACACCGGCATGCGCACCGAGCTCGGCAGCATCGCCACCCTGCTCGGCCAAGTCCGCTCGCCGGACACTCCCCTGCAGAAGAGCCTTCGCCGCTTCGGCACCTGGGTGGTGGTGGGCTGCGCGCTGGTCGGAGCCGTGGTCTTCGCCGTCGGTCTGGTGCGTCTCGAGGCGCCGATCGGCTTTCTGCTGCT from Polyangiaceae bacterium carries:
- the ccoN gene encoding cytochrome-c oxidase, cbb3-type subunit I, with translation MPRPKMSEQPYRGSEGRLEKFTYDDAIVRKFTFATIVWGLVATLVGLWVALMMVVPSLSFNQPWLTFGRLRPLHTNAAIFAFAGNAIFAAVYYSTQRLLKARMFSDKLSAFHFWGWQAIIVSAALTLPFGITQSREYAELEWPIDIAIAVVWVAFAINLFGTMARRRERHIYVAIWFYIATVITVAILHIFNNLWIPAGLFKSYSIYAGVQDAFMQWWYGHNAVAFFLTTPFLGLMYYFLPKAANRPVFSYRLSILHFWSLVFIYIWAGPHHLHYTALPEWASSLGMVFSLMLWMPSWGGMINGLLTLRGAWNKVAQDPILKFFVVGVTFYGMSTFEGPMLSIKSVNALSHYTDWTIAHVHSGTLGWNGMMTFGMLYWLAPRLFQTKLWSKKLAEVHFWVGTLGILFYIVPIYAAGVTQGLMWRAFDQTGRLAYPDFVETVVRLMPMYWVRALGGTLYVAGVVMALVNLLATWKTRPKTYEVPEHEAPALRPATGPEPHPEIPAHATSAHLAYKLKYFVDAAWHRKWEGRPLKFTVWVTISVAIASLFEIIPTFLIRSNVPTISSVKPYTPLELAGRDIYVSEGCYNCHSQMVRPIRAETERYGEYSKPGEFVYDHPFQWGSRRIGPDLHRVGGKYPHLWHVRHMDDPTSTTPQSIMPRYPWLLTDDLDYSVIQSHVDAQAMLGVPYGEALNKAEPMAHAQAQEIAAEIVKQGGPKGLESKKIIALIAYLQRLGTDIKKAPPAAPSDKSVAHLTEEK